The window CCAAACACACCTGTGACCCCCCCAGAACACACCTGTGACTCCCAAACACACCTGTGACCCCCAAAAACACACCTGTGACCCCCAAACACACCTGCGACCCCGCCCATGCTcaccttgtcctgctgctcGGCAGGtgagctgctgtgcagggacCCTCAAACACACAcctgtgacccccccaaacacacctgTGACCCCGCCCATGCTcaccttgtcctgctgctcGGCAGGTGAgctgctgtgcaaacacacaccTGCGACCCCCCCGAACACACCTGTGACCCCAAAAAACACACCTGTGACCCCCAAACACACCTGTGACCCCGCCCATGCTcaccttgtcctgctgctcGGCAGGTAAGCCGCTGTGCAGGGGCAGCACGACCCAGCGCTGGGTGTGGCGGGCGTACACCTGGGCGGGGCCCAGCACCTGCTGGATCTCGGCGGCCCCGCTGAGGAAAACCAGGACGTCCCCGCGCTCCTCAGGTGGGACCCGCCCGTCGATGGCCTCCAGCACCCGCAGGTACGGCCCCGCGtccaggtgaggctgccccgGCTCCGAGGGGATGGGCTGGTACAGCACCTGCGCACGGGTGGGCACAGGGGAGCACAGGTGAGCACGGGTGGGCACAGAGGTGAGCACAGGTGAGCATGGGTGAGCACAGGGGAGCACACAGGTGAGCACAGGTGAGCACAGGGAAGCACACAGGTGAGCACAGGTGAGCAcaggggagcacagggaagcaCACAGGTGAGCACAGGTGAGCACAGGGGACTACAGGTGAACACAGCGGATCACACAGGTGAGCACACAAGTGAGGGGCAGGTATGGCACCATGTCCAGGTGAGGCTACCCCGGCTCCGAGGGGATGGGCTGGTACAGCACCTGCGCACAGGTGAGCACAGGGGAGCACAGGTGAGGGGCTGGTAGATCACCTGAGCATGGGGGAGCAGGTTGATCACCTGTGTGGACAGGTGAGGGTGTGAGGGGTCAAGTAGATCACCTGAGGGACAGGTGAGGGACCAGTACAGAACCTGGGCACAGGTGAGGGTGTGAGGGGCCACAGGTGAGCGCCGGGATGAGCAGGTAGATCACCTGGGGCACGCAGGTGAGAGATCACCTGGGGCACCCAGGTGACAAGGAACAGACACATCACCTGAGGCACACAGGTGAGAACGAACAGGTAGATCACCCGGGGCACCCAGGTGACAAGGAACAGACACATCACCTGAGGCACACAGGTGAGAACGAACAGGTAGATCACCTGGGGCACACGGGTGAGCCCGGGGGGGAGCAAAGAGATCACCTGGGCACAGGTGAGCGTGGGGAGAGCAGGTAGCTCACCTGTGCGCCCAGGTGAGCCCCGGGCCGAGCAGGCAGACTCACCTTGATGGGGTGGAGCCGGCCGGGCACCTGCAGCACGGGGGCTCCCCCGAAGTACCTGGCGAACAGGTGGGGGTCGCAGGTGGCCGACATGAGCAGCAGGCGCAGGGCGGGGCGCGCAGGTAAGAGGCGCCGCAGGgcccccagcagcaggtcccCGGGCAGGTGACGCTCGTGCACCTCGTCGGCCACCAGCACCTGGTACCTGCCCAGGGCGGGGTCGCTCTGCACCTGccgcagcagcagccccagcgtCACGAACACCAGGTGGGCGCCGCGGGCACAGGTGCGCTCGAAACGCGTCTGGAAACCCacctgggggagggggagaaagggggcGTGGGCACGGCACACCTGGGCAGGTGAGAGaccctcccctgtgcccccagccaGGTGCTCACCTGGTACCTGTGGAGGCTCTCCAGGGCCACACACCTGGCACAGGTGGTGCCCAGCACACCTGGCTGGATCTGATAgcacctcccagtgctcccagtccctcccagttcctcccagttctctcagccaGGTGCTCACCTGGTACCTGTGGAGGCTCTCCAGGGCCACACACCTGGCACAGGTGGTGCCCAGCACACCTGGCTGGATCTGATAgcacctcccagtgctcccagtccctcccagtgctcccagtccctcccagttctctcagccaGGTGCTCACCTGGTACCTGTGGAGGCTCTCCAGGGCCACACACCTGGCACAGGTGATGCCCAGCACACCTGGGCAGGTGACAGcccctccccagtccctcccagtgcccccagttctcccagttcATGCTCACCTGGTACCTACTGAGGGTCTCCAGCTCCGCCCTGCACACCTGGACAggtcccagtgccctcccagtgccccccattTTCCCAGTCCGTGCTCACCTGGTACCTGCCGAGGGTCTCCAGCCCCGCCCTGCACACCTGGACAggtcccagtgccctcccagtgccccccattTTCCCAGTCCGTGCTCACCTGGTACCTGCCGAGGGtctccagccccatcctgcaCACCTGGACAggtcccagtgccctcccagtgcccccagttgTCCCAGGAGGTGCTCACCTGGTACCTGCCAAGggtctccagccctgccctgcacacctGAACAggtcccagtgccctcccagtgcctcccagtgcccccagttgTCCCAGTTCGTGCTCACCTGGTACCTGCCGAGGGTCTCCAGCCCCACCCTGCACACCTGAACAggtcccagtgccctcccagtgcccccagttctcccagtttGTGCTCACCTGGTACCTGCCGAGGGTCTCCAGCCCCGCCCTGCACACCTGGACAggtcccagtgccctcccagtaccTCCCAGGCCCCTCCaagtgccctcccagtgcccccagtttGTGCTCACCTGGTACCTGCCGAGGGTCTCCAGCCCCACCCTCCGCGCCAGGGCGGCGCAGGCCACGCGCCGGGGCTGGGCGCAGCACACCTGGCTGTAGCCGGCGCCCAGCAGGTACTGGGGCACCTGGGTGGACTTGCCGCAGCCCGTGTCCCCGGCCACCACCAGCACCTGGTGCTGGgccaccagtgccaccagtTCGTGCCGGTAGCGGGCGATGGGCAGCGCCGCCCGCTCCCGCTGCAGCCGCGCCAGCCGCGAGAAGGAGCCGCGCTGGCAGAAGGACAGGTAGTGCAGCAGGGCCCAGCCCAGCTCCGACAGGTGAGCCCCGGGCACACCTGGGCacggcggcggggccggagggTCCCCGGGGTCGCTTCGGTGGCGTTtcggggggtcctgggggtctcCAGAGTCGCCCCGGTGGCGTTTCGGGGGGTGCCCGAAGTCCTCAGGGTCCCCGGGGTCACTTCGGAGgcattttggggggtcctgggggtcctcAGAGTCACCCCAATGGCTTTTTAGGGGGTGCCCAAAGTCCCCGGGGTCCCTGGGGTCACTTTGGTGGCGTTTTTGGGGGTCCTGAGTGTCTCTGGGGTCACTTTGGTGGCGTTTTGGGGGGTCCTCAGAGTCACCCCGACGGCGTTTTGGGGGGTGCCCAAAGTCTCTGGGGTCACTGGGGTCACTCTGGAGgcattttggggggtccccagtGTCCTCAGAGTCCCTCCTCcagtgttttggggggtctccAGGGTCCCTCCGATGGcgttttggggggtcctgagggtCCCCGAGGTCACTTTggtggtgttttggggggtccttGGGGTCTCCCCGATGGCGTTTTGGGGGGTCTTTGGGGTCCTCTCGTCGGTGGTGCCTCCTGGGCTCCGCGTCCTCATCTtccagggggtcctgggggtcccttcTCCGGTGCTTTGGGGGGTCTCCGGGGTCTCCCCGACGgcattttggggggtccccaaagTCTCCGGGGTCCCTGGGGTCACTTTGGTGGCGTTTTGGGGAGTCCCCAAAGTCTCCAGGGTCCCCGGGGTCACCTCGACGGCTTTTTGGGGGGTCCTTGGGGTCCCTTCTCCGGTGTTCTGTGGGGTCCCCAAAGTCCTCGGGGTCCCCTCTCCGGTGTTCTGGGGGTTCCCCAAAGTCCTCGGGGTCCCCTCTCcggtgttttggggggtccccccCCTCCAGCAGCGCCAGGTTGATGCGGAGCCGGGGGTCGTAGTGggggggcagccccagggggTTTTGGGGCCCCCCAGATTTGGGGGGGTCCTTTGAGGGGGGGGGTTTGCGGAGGCGCCGGAACCGCTGGAGGAAGGCCCAGAAATCCCGGAATTCCGAGGGGCTGACGCCGGGGGGGGGCGGGAGAGACTCCGGGGGGTCCCAGTCGGGGTCCTGGTACTGGGACCAGTGTCGTTCCCAGGCCCCAAACTGGTCCCAgtgccggcggcggggccccTTTTCCAGCGGCAtctccggggggggggggctgtgctgggataaggggggcaggggggtcactggggggcGATGGGGGAGCCCCCAAATCCAGACAGGATGCCCCGAACCCCTCTGAGATCCCCCAAACCCAACTCACCTCCCTGGAACCCTCCAAATCCCTCTGGGACGCCCCAAACCCAACTCACCTCCCtaggaccccccaaacccctctgagaccccccaaaccctcctgggatcccccaaacccctctgagaccccccaaaccctcctgggaccccccagacccctctgagaccccccaaaccctcctgggaccccccaaacccaactCACCTCCCTGggaaccccaaacccctctgagacaTCCCCAAAGCCCTCTAagacacccccaaaccctcctgggaccccccaaacccctctggaaccccccaaacccaactCACCTCCCTGGGACCCTCCAAACccctctgggacccccaaacccaactCACCTCCCTAGGAccctccccaaaccctcctgggacccccaaaacccctctgagaccccCTAAACCCTCCTGgcaccccccaaacccctctaagatcccccaaaccctcccgggacaccccaaacccctctaagacccccccaaaccctcctgggaccccccccaaaccctcctgggaccccctaaacccctctgagaccccCCAAACACTCCTGGGACCTTCCAAACCCCTCTAAGATCCCCCAAACCCTCCCGggacaccccaaacccctctaAGACCCCCCTAAAccctcctgggaccccccccaaaccctcctgggaccccctaaacccctctgagaccccCCAAACACTCCTGGGACCTTCCAAACCCCTCTAAGatcccccaaaccctcctgggaccccccaaacccagctcACCTCCCTGGGACCCCTGAAACCCTCCTGGGACCGCCCCAAATACCTCTGAGACCCTCCTAAACCCCTTTACACCCCACAGGACCCCTCAAACCTCATCCAAACCTCACCTGGACCCCTCCAAACCCCTTCCCATTCCTCCAGGACCCCCTTAAACCCCTCCGGGACACCCCAAAATGCCCCCAAGCCCCCCCtattcccccccctcccctcacgGCCCCTCAGGCCCCTCAGGCCGGGCCCGGCTCCACACGCGCCTctcccccccacctccctcagcaccGCCAGGACCCGCTCCCGGCCCCATTCCAGACCCCCGGAACTCCTCCGGACCCTCGGGACCCCCAGaaatcccccaaaaaaatcccccaaagccccccgggaccccccgaaCTCGCCCCGTTCCCGCTCACCAGAAGGAGCAGCCGGCACGGAAAGCGCGGGCCGCCAGGGGGCGTCAGAGAGCCGGAGCGGGTGAGGGCGGGGTTATGCAAATCAGACATGGAAGGGGTGTGACTTTTGCGATTGGGCGTGGTTATGTAAATTAAAACGGTGGGGGGCGGGGTTAGAGAACGGCGGCCATTGTGTGGGCGGGGAGATGGGCGGGGCTATGTAAATAAGGCGGGGAAATGGGCGGGGCTACGGAGTGATGGGCATTGTGTGGGTGGGGAGATGGGCGGGGTTATGTAAATAAGGCGGGGGAAAGGGCGGGGCTACGGAGTGATGGGCATTGTGCGGGCTGGGGCGGGTTATGGGGCAccgccctgtgccccccagtCCTGGGGCACAGAGCATCCCCCCCGTGTGCCCCCCAAT is drawn from Chiroxiphia lanceolata isolate bChiLan1 unplaced genomic scaffold, bChiLan1.pri scaffold_95_arrow_ctg1, whole genome shotgun sequence and contains these coding sequences:
- the LOC116781923 gene encoding uncharacterized protein LOC116781923 isoform X1; the encoded protein is MPLEKGPRRRHWDQFGAWERHWSQYQDPDWDPPESLPPPPGVSPSEFRDFWAFLQRFRRLRKPPPSKDPPKSGGPQNPLGLPPHYDPRLRINLALLEGGDPPKHRRGDPEDFGEPPEHRRGDPEDFGDPTEHRRRDPKDPPKSRRGDPGDPGDFGDSPKRHQSDPRDPGDFGDPPKCRRGDPGDPPKHRRRDPQDPLEDEDAEPRRHHRREDPKDPPKRHRGDPKDPPKHHRGDSEDPPKRHQSDPRDTQDPQKRHQSDPRDPGDFGHPLKSHWGDSEDPQDPPKCLRSDPGDPEDFGHPPKRHRGDSGDPQDPPKRHRSDPGDPPAPPPCPGVPGAHLSELGWALLHYLSFCQRGSFSRLARLQRERAALPIARYRHELVALVAQHQVLVVAGDTGCGKSTQVPQYLLGAGYSQVCCAQPRRVACAALARRVGLETLGRYQVGFQTRFERTCARGAHLVFVTLGLLLRQVQSDPALGRYQVLVADEVHERHLPGDLLLGALRRLLPARPALRLLLMSATCDPHLFARYFGGAPVLQVPGRLHPIKVLYQPIPSEPGQPHLDAGPYLRVLEAIDGRVPPEERGDVLVFLSGAAEIQQVLGPAQVYARHTQRWVVLPLHSGLPAEQQDKVSMGGVTGVFGGHRCVFWGHRCVRGGRRCVFAQQLTCRAAGQGEHGRGHRCVWGGHRCVFEGPCTAAHLPSSRTR
- the LOC116781923 gene encoding uncharacterized protein LOC116781923 isoform X4 — its product is MPLEKGPRRRHWDQFGAWERHWSQYQDPDWDPPESLPPPPGVSPSEFRDFWAFLQRFRRLRKPPPSKDPPKSGGPQNPLGLPPHYDPRLRINLALLEGGDPPKHRRGDPEDFGEPPEHRRGDPEDFGDPTEHRRRDPKDPPKSRRGDPGDPGDFGDSPKRHQSDPRDPGDFGDPPKCRRGDPGDPPKHRRRDPQDPLEDEDAEPRRHHRREDPKDPPKRHRGDPKDPPKHHRGDSEDPPKRHRGDSEDPQDPPKCLRSDPGDPEDFGHPPKRHRGDSGDPQDPPKRHRSDPGDPPAPPPCPGVPGAHLSELGWALLHYLSFCQRGSFSRLARLQRERAALPIARYRHELVALVAQHQVLVVAGDTGCGKSTQVPQYLLGAGYSQVCCAQPRRVACAALARRVGLETLGRYQVGFQTRFERTCARGAHLVFVTLGLLLRQVQSDPALGRYQVLVADEVHERHLPGDLLLGALRRLLPARPALRLLLMSATCDPHLFARYFGGAPVLQVPGRLHPIKVLYQPIPSEPGQPHLDAGPYLRVLEAIDGRVPPEERGDVLVFLSGAAEIQQVLGPAQVYARHTQRWVVLPLHSGLPAEQQDKVSMGGVTGVFGGHRCVFWGHRCVRGGRRCVFAQQLTCRAAGQGEHGRGHRCVWGGHRCVFEGPCTAAHLPSSRTR
- the LOC116781923 gene encoding uncharacterized protein LOC116781923 isoform X2 → MPLEKGPRRRHWDQFGAWERHWSQYQDPDWDPPESLPPPPGVSPSEFRDFWAFLQRFRRLRKPPPSKDPPKSGGPQNPLGLPPHYDPRLRINLALLEGGDPPKHRRGDPEDFGEPPEHRRGDPEDFGDPTEHRRRDPKDPPKSRRGDPGDPGDFGDSPKRHQSDPRDPGDFGDPPKCRRGDPGDPPKHRRRDPQDPLEDEDAEPRRHHRREDPKDPPKRHRGDPKDPPKHHRGDSEDPPKRHQSDPRDPGDFGHPLKSHWGDSEDPQDPPKCLRSDPGDPEDFGHPPKRHRGDSGDPQDPPKRHRSDPGDPPAPPPCPGVPGAHLSELGWALLHYLSFCQRGSFSRLARLQRERAALPIARYRHELVALVAQHQVLVVAGDTGCGKSTQVPQYLLGAGYSQVCCAQPRRVACAALARRVGLETLGRYQVGFQTRFERTCARGAHLVFVTLGLLLRQVQSDPALGRYQVLVADEVHERHLPGDLLLGALRRLLPARPALRLLLMSATCDPHLFARYFGGAPVLQVPGRLHPIKVLYQPIPSEPGQPHLDAGPYLRVLEAIDGRVPPEERGDVLVFLSGAAEIQQVLGPAQVYARHTQRWVVLPLHSGLPAEQQDKVSMGGVTGVFGGHRCVFWGHRCVRGGRRCVFAQQLTCRAAGQGEHGRGHRCVWGGHRCVFEGPCTAAHLPSSRTR
- the LOC116781923 gene encoding uncharacterized protein LOC116781923 isoform X3, translating into MPLEKGPRRRHWDQFGAWERHWSQYQDPDWDPPESLPPPPGVSPSEFRDFWAFLQRFRRLRKPPPSKDPPKSGGPQNPLGLPPHYDPRLRINLALLEGGDPPKHRRGDPEDFGEPPEHRRGDPEDFGDPTEHRRRDPKDPPKSRRGDPGDPGDFGDSPKRHQSDPRDPGDFGDPPKCRRGDPGDPPKHRRRDPQDPLEDEDAEPRRHHRREDPKDPPKRHRGDPKDPPKRHQSDPRDPGDFGHPLKSHWGDSEDPQDPPKCLRSDPGDPEDFGHPPKRHRGDSGDPQDPPKRHRSDPGDPPAPPPCPGVPGAHLSELGWALLHYLSFCQRGSFSRLARLQRERAALPIARYRHELVALVAQHQVLVVAGDTGCGKSTQVPQYLLGAGYSQVCCAQPRRVACAALARRVGLETLGRYQVGFQTRFERTCARGAHLVFVTLGLLLRQVQSDPALGRYQVLVADEVHERHLPGDLLLGALRRLLPARPALRLLLMSATCDPHLFARYFGGAPVLQVPGRLHPIKVLYQPIPSEPGQPHLDAGPYLRVLEAIDGRVPPEERGDVLVFLSGAAEIQQVLGPAQVYARHTQRWVVLPLHSGLPAEQQDKVSMGGVTGVFGGHRCVFWGHRCVRGGRRCVFAQQLTCRAAGQGEHGRGHRCVWGGHRCVFEGPCTAAHLPSSRTR
- the LOC116781923 gene encoding uncharacterized protein LOC116781923 isoform X5 is translated as MPLEKGPRRRHWDQFGAWERHWSQYQDPDWDPPESLPPPPGVSPSEFRDFWAFLQRFRRLRKPPPSKDPPKSGGPQNPLGLPPHYDPRLRINLALLEGGDPPKHRRGDPEDFGEPPEHRRGDPEDFGDPTEHRRRDPKDPPKSRRGDPGDPGDFGDSPKRHQSDPRDPGDFGDPPKCRRGDPGDPPKHRRRDPQDPLEDEDAEPRRHHRREDPKDPPKRHRGDPKDPPKHHRGDSEDPPKRHQSDPRDTQDPQKRHQSDPRDPGDFGHPLKSHWGDSEDPQDPPKCLRSDPGDPEDFGHPPKRHRGDSGDPQDPPKRHRSDPGDPPAPPPCPGVPGAHLSELGWALLHYLSFCQRGSFSRLARLQRERAALPIARYRHELVALVAQHQVLVVAGDTGCGKSTQVPQYLLGAGYSQVCCAQPRRVACAALARRVGLETLGRYQVGFQTRFERTCARGAHLVFVTLGLLLRQVQSDPALGRYQVLVADEVHERHLPGDLLLGALRRLLPARPALRLLLMSATCDPHLFARYFGGAPVLQVPGRLHPIKVLYQPIPSEPGQPHLDAGPYLRVLEAIDGRVPPEERGDVLVFLSGAAEIQQVLGPAQVYARHTQRWVVLPLHSGLPAEQQDKVSMGGVTGVFGGHRCVFWGHCTAAHLPSSRTR